One segment of Dolichospermum sp. DET69 DNA contains the following:
- the glyQ gene encoding glycine--tRNA ligase subunit alpha → MNFQSVIAILHQFWGQRGCLIAQPYDMEKGAGTKNPHTFLRALGPEPWSVAYVEPCRRPTDGRYGENPNRFQHYYQYQVLIKPSPDDIQEIYLDSLRALGICPEDHDIRFVEDNWEDATVGAWGTGWEVWLDGMEITQFTYFQQCGGIDCRPVSIEITYGLERLVMYLQQVEAITKIQWTDDITYGDVHLQGEIEQCTYNFEASNPEMLLTLFGLYEQEATQLTERGLVLPSLDYVIKCSHAFNLLDARGVISVTERTRYITRIRHLARKVAHLYVEQREKLGFPLLKNTVS, encoded by the coding sequence GTGAATTTTCAGTCGGTAATAGCGATATTGCATCAGTTTTGGGGACAGCGTGGGTGCTTGATTGCCCAGCCCTATGATATGGAGAAGGGCGCAGGTACTAAGAATCCCCATACTTTTCTCAGGGCTTTGGGTCCTGAGCCTTGGTCTGTGGCTTATGTTGAACCTTGTCGTCGTCCTACAGATGGACGTTACGGGGAAAATCCAAATCGGTTTCAACATTATTATCAATACCAAGTTTTGATTAAACCGTCACCAGATGATATCCAGGAAATTTATCTTGATTCTTTACGGGCGTTAGGGATTTGTCCTGAAGACCACGATATTCGGTTTGTGGAAGATAATTGGGAAGATGCGACGGTGGGGGCTTGGGGTACGGGCTGGGAAGTCTGGTTAGATGGGATGGAAATTACTCAATTCACCTATTTCCAGCAATGTGGGGGAATTGATTGTCGTCCTGTATCTATTGAGATTACTTATGGTTTGGAGAGATTGGTGATGTATCTCCAGCAAGTGGAGGCAATTACGAAGATTCAATGGACGGATGACATTACTTATGGTGATGTTCATCTTCAGGGTGAAATTGAGCAGTGTACTTATAATTTTGAAGCGTCAAATCCTGAGATGCTGCTGACGCTGTTTGGTTTATATGAGCAGGAAGCTACTCAATTAACAGAGCGAGGTTTGGTTTTACCTAGTTTGGACTATGTGATTAAGTGTTCTCATGCTTTTAATTTGCTTGATGCTAGAGGGGTAATTTCGGTAACGGAACGGACTCGTTATATTACTAGGATTCGGCATTTGGCTCGGAAAGTAGCTCATTTATATGTTGAGCAAAGGGAGAAGCTGGGTTTCCCATTGCTGAAAAATACCGTAAGTTAA
- a CDS encoding DUF4079 domain-containing protein, translating into MININAVLEPIAAWFRSFGVPEPIVHWGHPAMMGIVIFVVGTFVGVTGWRGKLLEDKDAAIKSRNAHRQLAPWLFIFLAGGYTGGVLSLVMQQKPLFASPHFWTGSLVLILLLINGVISLSGFFGDKAGLRAVHAYLGSTTLLIMFVHAVLGLNLGISL; encoded by the coding sequence ATGATAAATATAAATGCGGTTTTAGAACCAATTGCAGCTTGGTTTCGTTCCTTCGGTGTTCCTGAACCGATTGTGCATTGGGGACATCCAGCAATGATGGGGATTGTGATTTTTGTGGTGGGGACTTTTGTTGGTGTGACTGGCTGGCGTGGTAAGTTGCTGGAGGATAAAGATGCAGCGATTAAAAGCCGTAATGCTCATCGTCAATTAGCACCTTGGTTATTTATATTTTTGGCAGGTGGATATACTGGTGGGGTTTTGTCGTTGGTAATGCAGCAAAAACCACTGTTTGCAAGTCCTCATTTTTGGACTGGTTCACTGGTACTAATACTGTTATTAATTAATGGTGTAATTTCTCTAAGTGGATTTTTTGGAGATAAAGCTGGTTTGCGTGCAGTTCATGCTTATTTAGGAAGTACAACTCTTTTGATTATGTTTGTTCATGCTGTATTAGGGTTGAATTTAGGCATTTCTTTGTGA
- a CDS encoding GUN4 domain-containing protein — protein MFWFGCFGNKHSNLCEHIGWLVDLHIINKFWLKYSDSKFGFSIQKHIVQNHQQFAVRFGWIENITNNEWVKYEDYNFSLDASKGHFASTSRILGLVLRKVNELPHRLNIFY, from the coding sequence ATTTTTTGGTTTGGGTGCTTTGGCAATAAACATAGTAATCTTTGTGAACATATAGGTTGGTTAGTTGATTTACATATAATTAATAAATTTTGGCTGAAATATAGTGATAGTAAATTTGGTTTTAGCATCCAAAAGCATATTGTTCAAAATCATCAACAGTTTGCAGTTAGATTTGGGTGGATAGAAAATATTACTAATAATGAATGGGTAAAATATGAAGACTATAATTTCAGTTTAGATGCTTCTAAAGGACATTTTGCCTCAACGTCTCGAATATTGGGGTTAGTGTTAAGAAAAGTTAACGAACTTCCACACAGATTAAATATTTTTTACTGA
- a CDS encoding protochlorophyllide reductase, which translates to MVENRKSTAIITGASSGVGLQAAKALADKGQWHVIMACRDLIKAEKAAQSVGMPANSYTLMQIDLGSLESVRQFVNNFRATGKSLEALVCNAAIYMPLIKEPLFSPEGFELTVTTNHLGHFLLCNLMLPDLQKSPAADKRLVILGTVTHNPDELGGKIPPRPDLGNFEGFAAGFQNPICMIDGKQFEPVKAYKDSKVCNVLTMRELHNRFHESTGITFSSLYPGCVATTALFRNHYPLFQKIFPLFQKYITGGFVTEELSGERVAMVVADPEYKQSGIYWSWGNRQKEGRESFGQKVSPQARDDEKGKRMWDLSYQLVGLGKASEKAKSLI; encoded by the coding sequence ATGGTAGAAAATCGTAAGTCAACAGCAATCATCACAGGTGCTTCTTCGGGAGTGGGTTTACAAGCAGCCAAGGCTCTCGCTGATAAAGGACAATGGCACGTTATCATGGCTTGTAGAGATTTGATTAAAGCCGAAAAAGCTGCCCAAAGTGTAGGAATGCCAGCAAATAGCTACACACTTATGCAGATTGATTTAGGTTCTTTAGAAAGTGTGAGACAATTTGTCAACAATTTTAGGGCTACTGGCAAATCTTTGGAAGCTTTGGTTTGCAATGCTGCCATTTATATGCCTTTAATCAAAGAGCCTTTATTTTCTCCCGAAGGATTTGAATTAACTGTTACCACAAATCACCTCGGACATTTTCTTCTGTGTAATTTGATGTTACCAGATTTGCAAAAATCACCTGCGGCTGATAAAAGATTGGTAATTTTGGGAACTGTTACCCACAACCCAGATGAATTGGGTGGAAAGATTCCTCCTCGTCCAGATTTAGGTAATTTTGAAGGTTTTGCAGCGGGTTTCCAAAATCCCATTTGCATGATTGACGGTAAGCAATTTGAACCAGTTAAAGCTTACAAAGATAGTAAGGTTTGTAACGTTCTTACCATGCGCGAACTACATAACCGTTTTCATGAGTCCACTGGTATTACTTTCAGTTCTCTCTATCCTGGTTGTGTGGCAACAACGGCTTTATTCCGCAATCATTATCCTTTGTTCCAGAAGATTTTCCCTCTTTTCCAAAAGTATATTACTGGAGGATTTGTAACTGAGGAATTATCAGGAGAACGGGTTGCAATGGTAGTTGCTGATCCTGAATACAAACAATCTGGTATTTATTGGAGTTGGGGAAATCGTCAAAAAGAAGGACGGGAATCTTTTGGACAAAAGGTTTCTCCCCAAGCCCGCGATGATGAAAAAGGCAAGCGAATGTGGGATCTTAGCTACCAGTTGGTAGGATTAGGAAAAGCATCTGAAAAAGCCAAATCTTTGATTTAG
- a CDS encoding TOBE-like domain-containing protein: MGIVVENVSKQFGSFQAVEQINLEIQSGSLVALLGPSGSGKSTLLRLIAGLELPDTGKIILTGKDATNQSVQERNIGFVFQHYALFKHLTVRKNIAFGLEIRKAPKKKIQGKVEQLLELVQLSGLGDRYPSQLSGGQRQRVALARALAVEPNVLLLDEPFGALDAKVRKDLRAWLRRLHDEVHVTTVFVTHDQEEAMEVSDEIVVMNKGKVEQVGTPAQIYDHPASAFVMSFIGPVNVLPSSAKIFQSSGFESTNPETFLRPQDIIIETVSNGTTAQATVSRIIHLGWEIQVELTLDDGQMMTAHLTRERFDQLKLEPQEKVYVKPKDAKSFPLYYSI; encoded by the coding sequence GTGGGCATAGTAGTTGAAAACGTCTCTAAACAATTTGGTAGTTTCCAAGCAGTTGAACAGATAAACCTGGAAATTCAGAGTGGTTCGCTGGTGGCTTTACTTGGTCCGTCTGGATCTGGTAAATCTACTCTATTGCGATTAATAGCGGGCTTAGAATTACCAGATACAGGCAAAATTATTCTCACAGGTAAAGATGCCACCAATCAAAGTGTGCAGGAAAGAAATATTGGGTTTGTGTTTCAGCACTATGCCCTATTTAAACATTTAACTGTTCGTAAAAATATTGCCTTTGGTTTAGAAATTCGCAAAGCTCCCAAAAAGAAAATTCAGGGAAAAGTAGAACAGTTACTAGAACTGGTCCAATTAAGTGGATTAGGCGATCGCTATCCTTCGCAACTTTCCGGTGGACAAAGACAACGGGTAGCATTAGCTAGAGCATTGGCTGTAGAACCTAATGTCCTCTTATTAGATGAACCATTCGGCGCTCTTGATGCTAAAGTCCGTAAAGACTTACGAGCTTGGTTACGTCGTCTTCATGATGAGGTTCATGTTACCACAGTTTTCGTTACTCACGACCAAGAAGAAGCAATGGAAGTTTCTGATGAGATTGTGGTGATGAATAAAGGTAAAGTTGAACAGGTAGGAACACCCGCACAAATTTATGATCATCCGGCATCTGCATTTGTGATGAGTTTTATCGGTCCTGTGAATGTATTACCTAGTTCTGCAAAAATCTTTCAAAGTAGCGGTTTTGAATCAACAAATCCAGAAACATTTTTGCGTCCCCAAGATATCATTATCGAAACCGTTAGTAATGGAACAACAGCACAAGCTACAGTGAGCAGAATCATTCATTTAGGTTGGGAAATTCAAGTTGAATTAACCTTAGATGACGGACAAATGATGACAGCACATTTAACAAGAGAACGGTTCGATCAATTAAAATTAGAACCACAAGAAAAGGTTTATGTTAAACCTAAAGATGCTAAATCTTTTCCACTTTATTATTCAATTTAG
- a CDS encoding transposase, with the protein MLLSFKTALIPNNGQVTAFRKASGVARHAYNWANAQVIDILATQKEGEKLKLPSAIDLHKKLVAEVKSEHIWYYEVNKNVPQKALADLRQAWDRCFKKTSKQPRFKKKGQHDSFYLESGTKAKPAIKNDGKRIKLPSIGWVRLAEPLPITATHNCVISRQADKWFISVKYEVEKPPILADRPTIGVDIGIKELAVCSNGEVFGNPKAYRRMSKRMKRLQRSVSRKIKGSNNRKKAVRKLAKLHAKVSNIRQDSIHKLTYYLAKNHSIVRIEDLHVKAFLKNHKLAGAIADCGMYEFKRQLEYKTEKFGSELILVDRFFPSSQICSNCGNHRHKMPLKNRVYICPDCGHTEDRDLNAAKNIDRWFADIFIPVA; encoded by the coding sequence ATGCTTTTATCATTCAAAACCGCGTTAATTCCAAATAACGGACAGGTTACAGCTTTTCGTAAAGCATCTGGAGTAGCTAGACACGCTTACAACTGGGCAAATGCTCAAGTTATAGATATCTTAGCTACTCAAAAAGAAGGCGAAAAACTTAAATTACCATCAGCGATTGACCTGCATAAAAAGTTAGTTGCTGAGGTAAAATCTGAGCATATTTGGTATTACGAAGTTAATAAAAATGTTCCTCAGAAGGCGTTAGCTGATTTACGCCAGGCTTGGGATAGGTGTTTCAAAAAAACATCAAAACAACCACGATTCAAGAAAAAAGGACAACACGATTCTTTCTATTTAGAATCAGGAACTAAGGCGAAACCAGCGATTAAAAATGATGGTAAAAGAATTAAATTACCGTCAATTGGCTGGGTACGTTTAGCAGAACCTTTACCGATTACAGCAACTCATAATTGCGTGATTTCTAGACAGGCTGATAAATGGTTTATTTCTGTTAAATACGAAGTTGAAAAACCTCCTATACTTGCAGACAGACCGACCATTGGCGTTGACATAGGAATTAAGGAGTTAGCAGTTTGCAGTAATGGTGAAGTATTCGGGAATCCTAAAGCCTACCGACGGATGAGTAAACGCATGAAACGTTTACAGCGTAGTGTGAGCAGGAAAATTAAAGGCTCTAATAACCGTAAAAAAGCTGTGAGAAAATTAGCTAAATTACACGCCAAAGTTTCTAATATTCGCCAGGATTCCATACACAAATTAACCTACTATCTAGCTAAAAATCACAGCATTGTAAGGATAGAGGATTTGCACGTTAAGGCATTTTTGAAAAACCATAAATTAGCGGGTGCTATCGCTGACTGTGGTATGTATGAATTTAAACGGCAGTTAGAGTATAAAACTGAGAAATTCGGGAGTGAACTAATCCTTGTGGATCGGTTTTTCCCCAGTTCTCAAATATGCTCTAACTGCGGTAATCATCGTCATAAAATGCCATTAAAAAACCGCGTTTATATTTGTCCTGATTGCGGACATACAGAGGATCGTGACCTCAACGCCGCTAAAAACATTGACCGATGGTTTGCGGATATTTTTATCCCTGTAGCGTAG
- a CDS encoding tetratricopeptide repeat protein, which produces MNDEFYHRGLEKAQQKDYTGAIAEFTAAIGQNPDFSQAYIQRGLAYYDSGDILQSVYDYTEAIKLDESRGEAFYCRALARLTLKNFPGALDDVERAICLNSDDAAAYDLRGIVRRKQGYIPDAMANFKKAAELYLAQKDQEKCQSCLQKIKQLQPLEKPIEPQIKSAPISPLSTNQYFQQLLTKAEQGDTRAAIADLNWVLKADPNDAQAYCCRGIVQCKIGNYREAIADFNQALQLNFQDVLVYRNRGKARSQIGDYQGALSDLNQALKIQPEDPLVYVGRGNIYREMGNYLDAIQDYSQALQINPDYPPAYYNRGLTYTLLEEMQNAISDYQKAASIYCEQEDWENYQQILNRLQKIQTSPSETKNQKYEIIRQRLLRLVGGQWEIAERLIQQQEYNYPGMSDDWYLQRVIDQLERDSL; this is translated from the coding sequence ATGAATGACGAATTTTATCATCGCGGATTAGAAAAAGCCCAACAAAAAGATTATACAGGTGCGATCGCCGAATTTACCGCTGCTATCGGGCAAAATCCTGATTTTAGTCAGGCATATATCCAACGGGGTTTAGCATATTATGATTCTGGGGACATTCTGCAATCAGTTTATGATTATACTGAAGCTATCAAATTAGATGAATCTAGGGGAGAGGCTTTTTATTGTCGCGCTTTAGCTAGATTAACATTAAAAAATTTTCCTGGTGCTTTAGATGATGTAGAAAGGGCAATTTGTCTTAATTCTGATGATGCTGCTGCTTATGATTTACGAGGGATAGTGCGACGAAAACAAGGATATATTCCAGATGCAATGGCAAATTTTAAAAAGGCAGCCGAATTATATCTAGCACAAAAAGATCAGGAAAAATGTCAAAGCTGTTTGCAGAAGATTAAACAGCTACAACCCTTAGAAAAACCAATAGAACCACAAATTAAATCTGCACCTATATCTCCTCTTTCTACTAATCAATATTTTCAGCAATTATTAACAAAAGCAGAACAGGGAGACACTAGAGCAGCCATTGCTGATTTAAATTGGGTATTAAAAGCTGATCCCAATGATGCTCAAGCCTATTGTTGTCGCGGTATAGTGCAATGTAAAATTGGTAATTATCGAGAAGCTATAGCGGATTTTAATCAAGCACTACAACTAAATTTTCAAGATGTCCTTGTTTATCGCAATCGGGGAAAAGCTCGTTCCCAAATTGGTGATTATCAAGGTGCATTATCCGATTTAAACCAAGCATTAAAAATACAGCCTGAAGATCCTTTAGTTTATGTTGGTAGAGGTAATATTTATCGAGAAATGGGTAATTATTTGGATGCAATTCAAGATTATAGTCAAGCACTGCAAATAAATCCTGATTATCCTCCAGCTTACTATAATCGTGGTCTTACCTATACATTGTTAGAAGAAATGCAAAATGCTATATCTGATTATCAAAAAGCAGCTAGTATTTATTGTGAACAAGAAGACTGGGAAAATTACCAACAGATATTAAATAGGTTACAAAAAATCCAAACATCCCCTTCTGAAACCAAAAATCAGAAATATGAAATTATCCGTCAGCGGCTTTTGCGGTTAGTAGGGGGACAGTGGGAAATAGCAGAACGTTTAATTCAGCAACAAGAATATAATTATCCGGGAATGTCAGATGATTGGTATTTGCAAAGAGTAATTGATCAGTTAGAGAGAGATAGTCTCTAA
- the sfsA gene encoding DNA/RNA nuclease SfsA: protein MLNWLYNYPTLYPGILLKRYKRFFADVQLDSGEVVTAHCPNTGPMTGVSTIGSAVQISKSDNPQRKLAYTLELIQVNDLATTWVGVNTALPNRVIKLALQQHLFPELGEYEQVKGEVVYGKDRKSRVDFYLTGSAELRPIYLEVKNTTWSNGSLALFPDTETTRGQKHLRELMEVLPQSRSVMLYFINRGDCLEFAPGDITDPLYGQLLREAIQLGLEVLPCRFDISPIGIRYLGLAELKI from the coding sequence ATGCTCAATTGGCTCTATAACTACCCAACACTATATCCTGGGATTTTACTCAAACGCTACAAGCGGTTTTTTGCTGATGTTCAACTAGACTCTGGAGAGGTAGTAACAGCACATTGTCCGAATACAGGTCCCATGACAGGAGTTTCTACTATTGGTAGCGCTGTCCAAATTTCTAAAAGTGATAATCCTCAACGCAAATTAGCTTATACCTTAGAATTAATTCAAGTTAATGATCTAGCAACGACTTGGGTAGGTGTAAACACGGCTTTACCTAATCGAGTCATCAAATTAGCCTTACAGCAGCATTTATTCCCAGAATTGGGAGAATATGAACAGGTTAAGGGTGAAGTGGTTTATGGAAAAGATCGCAAAAGCCGAGTAGATTTTTATTTGACAGGTAGTGCTGAACTACGACCAATTTACTTAGAGGTAAAAAATACAACTTGGTCAAATGGAAGTTTAGCCTTATTTCCCGACACAGAAACCACCAGAGGACAAAAGCATTTACGGGAATTAATGGAAGTGTTACCCCAAAGTCGCTCAGTAATGCTGTATTTTATTAACCGAGGTGATTGTTTAGAATTTGCACCTGGAGATATTACAGATCCTCTATATGGTCAGTTATTACGGGAAGCAATTCAACTAGGCTTAGAAGTCCTCCCATGTCGCTTTGATATATCTCCAATAGGTATTCGTTATTTAGGTTTAGCGGAATTGAAAATTTAA
- a CDS encoding carbohydrate kinase — translation MSNPSVLCLGEVLFDCLADQLGLKLEEVQSWTPYPGGAPANVACALVKLGTSAGFMGAVGEDEPGNTLVTLLKDVGVDTTGVQRDSTAPTRQVYVVRDLAGDRTFAGFGKYDTSEFADTRLQATKLPIALFDEADFLVVGTLELAYPESEKAVLRALELAEQYDLKIILDVNWRPVFWQDENTAKTKILSLLKRFDFLKLTKEEAQWLFNTTDPGAITYRLNSLEGVLVTDGEHGCAYCLGENEGKIPAFPMSVVDTTGAGDGFLAGFIHQLQQAGIHSLKDAATAKRIVTYASAVGALTTIKPGAIASQPTAAEVDAFLSSHQF, via the coding sequence ATGAGTAATCCCTCTGTTTTATGTCTTGGTGAAGTCTTGTTTGACTGTTTAGCTGATCAATTGGGACTTAAGCTAGAAGAAGTGCAATCATGGACTCCCTACCCCGGAGGAGCGCCCGCTAATGTGGCTTGTGCTTTGGTGAAGTTGGGAACATCAGCCGGATTTATGGGAGCAGTAGGCGAGGATGAACCAGGAAATACATTGGTAACATTATTAAAAGATGTTGGTGTAGATACAACGGGTGTGCAACGTGATTCGACAGCACCAACTAGACAAGTATATGTAGTCAGGGATTTAGCGGGCGATCGCACTTTTGCAGGTTTTGGTAAATATGATACTTCAGAATTTGCTGATACCCGTCTTCAAGCGACAAAGTTACCTATCGCGCTTTTTGATGAAGCCGATTTTTTGGTGGTAGGAACTTTAGAACTAGCTTATCCTGAAAGTGAAAAAGCAGTTTTGCGAGCTTTAGAGTTAGCAGAACAATATGACCTAAAAATTATTCTGGATGTCAATTGGCGACCAGTATTTTGGCAAGATGAAAACACAGCCAAGACCAAAATTCTCTCATTGTTAAAACGATTTGATTTTCTCAAACTGACCAAAGAAGAAGCACAATGGTTATTTAATACAACAGACCCAGGAGCAATTACTTATAGACTTAATTCTTTAGAAGGGGTTTTGGTGACAGATGGTGAACATGGTTGTGCCTATTGTTTAGGTGAAAACGAAGGGAAAATTCCCGCTTTCCCGATGTCTGTTGTGGATACAACCGGTGCAGGAGATGGTTTCTTAGCTGGGTTTATCCATCAATTGCAACAAGCTGGGATTCACAGTCTCAAAGATGCAGCCACAGCTAAAAGGATTGTTACCTATGCCAGTGCTGTGGGGGCATTAACTACTATTAAACCAGGGGCGATCGCATCTCAACCCACTGCGGCTGAAGTTGACGCTTTTCTCAGTTCTCATCAATTTTAA
- a CDS encoding response regulator transcription factor, protein MATSESGIRVSLSDRELQIIDLVATGLTNQEIAAKLEISKRTVDNHISNILSKTKTDNRVALVRWALQWGKVCLNDVNCCSLPPGNDESISY, encoded by the coding sequence ATGGCTACTAGTGAGTCTGGGATCCGTGTTAGTCTGTCAGACAGAGAACTGCAAATTATCGACTTAGTGGCCACCGGCTTAACTAACCAAGAAATTGCAGCGAAACTGGAAATTAGTAAACGCACAGTTGATAACCATATCAGTAACATTCTCAGCAAGACAAAAACTGATAACCGTGTGGCTTTGGTGCGTTGGGCTTTACAGTGGGGTAAAGTTTGTTTGAATGATGTTAATTGCTGCTCTCTTCCACCTGGGAATGATGAAAGTATCTCCTATTGA
- a CDS encoding transposase encodes MKARYQLRFYPTDQQQKLLAQLFGCVRVVWNDALAMCKQAEKLPSNNDLQKLVITQAKKTIERQWLSDVSNIPLQQSVADLGVAYKNFFDSLKGKRKGKKLGRPKFKKKTNQQSARFRIGGFSIKGDEVYLAKIGNVSPIWSRDLPSAPSSVTVIKDCASRYFLSFVVEVEPVNIDAKNQSIGIDLGIKTFAVMSNGEKAQSPDYSKLDRKIRKLQKKLARQPKDSQRRNKTRIQIAKLHNEIADTRKDFLHKLSSKIVSENEVIVLEDLSVSGMVKNRKLARAISLQGWREFRTLCEAKSQKFGRTFHVISRWEPTSQICSECGYKWGKLDLKIRSVKCLNCGTEHDRDENAAKNINKVGIGHCHDSKRALQTE; translated from the coding sequence ATGAAAGCCAGATATCAACTCCGTTTCTACCCTACAGACCAACAGCAAAAGCTTTTAGCTCAATTGTTTGGTTGTGTTCGCGTGGTTTGGAATGATGCGCTGGCTATGTGTAAACAAGCAGAAAAACTACCAAGTAACAACGACTTGCAAAAGTTGGTTATTACTCAAGCAAAAAAAACTATTGAGCGGCAATGGTTGTCTGATGTTTCTAATATTCCTTTGCAACAATCGGTTGCAGATTTGGGAGTTGCCTATAAAAACTTTTTTGATTCTCTAAAAGGGAAACGCAAAGGTAAAAAATTAGGTCGTCCTAAGTTCAAAAAGAAGACTAATCAGCAGTCAGCACGATTTAGAATCGGTGGGTTTTCAATCAAAGGGGATGAGGTTTATCTAGCCAAAATTGGTAACGTTAGCCCGATTTGGTCAAGAGATTTACCCTCCGCTCCTAGCTCTGTAACAGTAATAAAGGATTGTGCTAGCCGTTATTTTCTCAGTTTTGTAGTAGAAGTTGAACCCGTTAATATTGATGCTAAAAACCAAAGTATCGGTATTGATTTGGGGATAAAAACTTTTGCTGTCATGAGCAATGGAGAAAAAGCCCAAAGCCCCGATTACTCAAAATTAGACAGGAAGATTCGCAAACTTCAGAAGAAATTAGCACGGCAACCAAAAGACTCACAACGAAGAAATAAAACCCGAATTCAAATTGCAAAACTACATAACGAAATAGCTGATACCAGAAAAGACTTTTTGCACAAATTATCCTCCAAAATAGTTAGCGAAAATGAAGTTATCGTTTTAGAAGATTTGAGTGTATCGGGCATGGTTAAAAATCGCAAACTTGCTAGGGCGATTAGTCTTCAGGGATGGAGAGAGTTTCGGACGTTATGTGAAGCTAAATCACAGAAGTTTGGCAGGACATTTCACGTCATTAGTAGATGGGAACCGACCAGCCAAATTTGCTCTGAATGTGGCTACAAATGGGGGAAACTTGATCTAAAAATTCGGTCGGTTAAGTGCCTGAATTGTGGGACTGAACACGACCGAGACGAGAACGCCGCAAAAAATATAAATAAAGTCGGGATAGGGCATTGCCACGACTCTAAACGGGCGCTCCAGACAGAGTAA
- the tnpA gene encoding IS200/IS605 family transposase produces the protein MASPLRRERHSVTDLKIHLVCVTKYRRAVFTGESLDLIEKTFREVAEKMNFKVLEFNGEGNHVHALIEYPPKLSVSQIVNALKGVSSRRYGQAGYNPHSAPTTVTPQANGCI, from the coding sequence ATGGCAAGTCCCCTCAGAAGAGAAAGACACAGCGTTACAGACTTAAAGATTCATTTGGTTTGCGTTACGAAATATCGTCGGGCTGTGTTTACTGGTGAAAGTCTTGATTTAATTGAAAAAACATTTCGTGAGGTGGCTGAAAAAATGAATTTTAAAGTGCTTGAGTTCAACGGTGAAGGAAATCACGTTCATGCACTGATTGAATATCCTCCTAAATTATCTGTTTCTCAAATAGTAAATGCTCTAAAAGGCGTATCTAGCCGCAGATATGGACAAGCCGGATATAACCCACATTCCGCACCCACAACTGTCACACCCCAAGCAAACGGATGTATTTAG